GCGCGGGATTGCGGGCGACGAAGGCATCGGCCGCGAGCGCCGGATCGATCTCGCCGCTGCGGATCAGCTCGGCGCCGCGAGGACCGACGATTCGCGTGGCCGCCGCGTTGAACACCGCGTACGCGCGCGGCGAGAACAGCTGTAGCTCCACCGTCGGCGCGACCGCCTCGCCACACGCGACCGGGAGCAGGCCGAACGCCGCGGCGGCGCCGGTCAGACGAAGGAAGGCCCGCCGGTCCAGACTCGCCAGATCGCGCGCGATCTCGCTCTCGGCGCTCGTCATACGATTCCCGCGGCGACGCGAAGCGCGTTCGCCATGATCGTGACCTGGGGATTCACGCCGGTGTTGCTCGGAAGCGCCGAGGCGTCGCTCACCCAGAGTCCCTTCACGCCGCGCACCCGCCCGGCTTCGTCGCAGCAGCTCGTGGTCGGATCGGATCCCATCACCGCGCCACCGAAGAGATGGACCGCGTAGATCAGCGAGGTATCCCGCGTCGAGAGCGCTCGGGACTCGAGCGCGTCCAGCTCGCTCTCGGCCGTCACCGGCGCGAGGTCGTTCACGGGCAGGAAGACCTGCTCGGCGCCCGAGGCCAGGTACGCGCGGGCGAGCGCGATCATTCCCGTTCGCGCGCGGTCCAGATCCCCGCGCTCGAACGGGTAGGTGATCCGCGTCCGACGGTCTCCGTCGAGCTCGAGCCGGCCGCGCGTCCGATCGCGAAGCACGACGACGGCTCGCGCCAGGAACGGCAGCGACTCCATCGGCCCCGCCAGCGCCGACCCGAAGCCCGGAAGCGAGCTCGCGGTCGACAGGGGCAGCGCCGCGACGTTCTCGAGCATCAGGCCCGGGCCGCGCCGGCCATTCACGTCCGAGAACTCGGTGATCGCATACGACATCGTCGGCCCGTAGTAGGCGTGAACCGGATCCGCGAAGCGCGCCGCGACGTACACGCTGGAGTGGAACTGCAAACCCGTTCCGGCGTTCGCGCCGAGCGCGCTCGCGAGCAGGAGCGCTGGCGTCTCGAGCACGCCCGCGGCGAGGATCACGCGCGGCGTCTCGACGCGAAGCGTTCCGTTCGGCGAGCCGGTCGCCGGATCGAGCGCCTCGGCCACGACGGCGCGAACCTGCCCCGAGTCGGCCTCGATCCGCGTGACGCGCGCGCTCGCGATGACGCGCGCGCCGGCTCGCTCGGCGCGCGGCACCCAGGTGAGCAGCGAGGACTGCTTCGCGCCGGTCGGGCAGCCCAGATTGCACAGGCCCAGATTCGCGCAGTCCCGCACGTTCCGCGCCATCGGCTGCCCCGCCCAGCCCAGACGCTTCGCGCCGCGCTCGAGCGCGCGCGCGTTCTTGTTGGTGTGCGCGAGATCGGTGGGTGCGGCGCCGATCTCCGAAAGGACCGTCGCCACGAGCTCCGCGTACGCCGCCTCGCCGAACGAGGCGAGCCCGTGCTCGCGAACCCACTGCTCGATCACCTCCGCGGGCGTAGGCCAGCAGAGCGCGTCGTTCACGACGGTCGAGCCGCCGACGCAGGCGCCGGCGTACAGCTCGTGCCCGCTGTCTCCGGCGCGGCTCGCCTTCAGGAGCTTTCCGACCATCTCGGACTCGACGCCGTTGAAGTCCCGCGTCTCGTAGCGAGGCCCGGCCTCGAGCACGATCACGTCGAGCCCCGCCTTGGCCAGCGCCGCGGCCGCGGGCGCGCCGCCAGCTCCGCTGCCGATCACCACCGCGTCCGCGACGAGCTCCCGATCCACGCCCCTATCTTATAGGGAACGCGGCTTCGATCGGGCGCGCTCTGCTACGCTCGCGGCGTGCGCTTCGAGCCGACGTCGCTTCCCGAAGTGATCCTGATCGAGCCGCGCGTCCACCGCGACGCGCGCGGATTCTTTCTCGAGAGCTATCACGCGCAGCGTTTCGCCGACGGCGGAATCAGCGCGCGCTTCGTGCAGGACAATCACTCCCTCTCCGCGCGGGGAACCCTGCGCGGCCTGCACATGCAGCGCCACTTCGCGCAGGGGAAGCTGATCCGCTGCACGCAAGGGAAGATCTTCGACGTCGCGGTGGACGCACGCCCGGGCTCTGCGAGCTTCGGGCGCTGGGTGGGCGAGACCCTCTCTGCGAGGAACTTCCGGCAGCTCTGGGTTCCGCCGGGCTTCCTGCACGGCTTCTGCGTCGTCTCGAAGACGGCGCAGGTCGAGTACAAGTGCACGGAGCTGTACCACCCCGAGGACGAGATCGGCGTGATCTGGAACGACCCCGCGATCGGCGTCCGCTGGCCGGTCGCCGCCCCTCTGCTCTCCGCGAAGGACGCGGCGCTTCCGCGCCTGTCCGAGATCGAGCCCCGGCTCCGCTAGGATGCTCGGGGAGCTCACGCTCACGACGATCCGAGAAGCGCGCCGGCGGATCCACCCGTGGGTGCTGCGCACGCCGGTCCTGCACCACCGGCTCGATGCGGCCTGCGAGCTGCTGCTGAAGCCCGAGTCGCTGCAGAGCACGGGAGCCTTCAAGCTCCGAGGCGCGTTCAACCTGATGCTGACCCTGCCGAAGGGCTGCGCGGGCGTGGTCGCGCACTCCTCCGGAAATCACGCGCAGGCGGTGGCTCGTGCGGCGAACCTGCTCGGACTTCGCGCCGTGATCGTGATGCCCGCCGACGCGCCGGAGCCGAAGCGCGCGCGCACGTCGGCCGACGGCGCCGAGCTCATGCTGGTCGGACCCGACAGCGAAGAGCGCGCGCTTCGCGCCGACGAGATCGCGCGAAGCGAGGGTCTGGTCCCGGTTCCCCCGTACGACCACCCGCTCATCGCCGCCGGCCAGGGAACCGCCGCGCTCGAGCTGCTCGAGGATGCGGACGTGCTCGACCGCTTCTACGCGCCCGTCTCCGGCGGCGGGCTGATGGCGGGATGCGCGGTCGCGATCCACGCGCTCTCGCCCGCGACCGAGATCGTCGCGGTCGAGCCTGCCGACGCAAACGACACGAAGCTGTCGCTCGCGGCGGGCGAGCGGCGCAGTGTGCCGCCGCCGCGCACGATCGCCGACGGCCTGCGCGTGCGCAGCCCGGGGGAGCTGACCTTTCCGGTGCTGCAGCGGCACGTCGCGCGCGTCGAGCTGGTGAGCGACGAAGAGCTGCTCGACGCGATGGCCTTCGCGCTGCGCGAGCTGCGGCTGGTGCTCGAGCCCTCTGGCGCGGCCTCGCTCGCGGTCGCGCTCCGCGAGGGCCGCGGGCGCTCGGGCGTGCTGCTCTCCGGCGGAAACCCGCAGCCCGAGCACCTGGAGCTCGCCGCGCGCCGAGCCGCGCTCACATCGGATCGCGAGCGCGTGCGATCATCGCGGCCATGAACACGAAACGATCCCAGCCCGGCGTCCTTTCGAAACCGCCCGCGGTCGCGCGCTCGGTTGCGTTCCGGATCGTG
The genomic region above belongs to Deltaproteobacteria bacterium and contains:
- a CDS encoding FAD-binding protein translates to MDRELVADAVVIGSGAGGAPAAAALAKAGLDVIVLEAGPRYETRDFNGVESEMVGKLLKASRAGDSGHELYAGACVGGSTVVNDALCWPTPAEVIEQWVREHGLASFGEAAYAELVATVLSEIGAAPTDLAHTNKNARALERGAKRLGWAGQPMARNVRDCANLGLCNLGCPTGAKQSSLLTWVPRAERAGARVIASARVTRIEADSGQVRAVVAEALDPATGSPNGTLRVETPRVILAAGVLETPALLLASALGANAGTGLQFHSSVYVAARFADPVHAYYGPTMSYAITEFSDVNGRRGPGLMLENVAALPLSTASSLPGFGSALAGPMESLPFLARAVVVLRDRTRGRLELDGDRRTRITYPFERGDLDRARTGMIALARAYLASGAEQVFLPVNDLAPVTAESELDALESRALSTRDTSLIYAVHLFGGAVMGSDPTTSCCDEAGRVRGVKGLWVSDASALPSNTGVNPQVTIMANALRVAAGIV
- the rfbC gene encoding dTDP-4-dehydrorhamnose 3,5-epimerase; translation: MRFEPTSLPEVILIEPRVHRDARGFFLESYHAQRFADGGISARFVQDNHSLSARGTLRGLHMQRHFAQGKLIRCTQGKIFDVAVDARPGSASFGRWVGETLSARNFRQLWVPPGFLHGFCVVSKTAQVEYKCTELYHPEDEIGVIWNDPAIGVRWPVAAPLLSAKDAALPRLSEIEPRLR
- a CDS encoding threonine/serine dehydratase: MLGELTLTTIREARRRIHPWVLRTPVLHHRLDAACELLLKPESLQSTGAFKLRGAFNLMLTLPKGCAGVVAHSSGNHAQAVARAANLLGLRAVIVMPADAPEPKRARTSADGAELMLVGPDSEERALRADEIARSEGLVPVPPYDHPLIAAGQGTAALELLEDADVLDRFYAPVSGGGLMAGCAVAIHALSPATEIVAVEPADANDTKLSLAAGERRSVPPPRTIADGLRVRSPGELTFPVLQRHVARVELVSDEELLDAMAFALRELRLVLEPSGAASLAVALREGRGRSGVLLSGGNPQPEHLELAARRAALTSDRERVRSSRP